The following proteins come from a genomic window of Montipora capricornis isolate CH-2021 chromosome 9, ASM3666992v2, whole genome shotgun sequence:
- the LOC138015539 gene encoding protein Wnt-2b-A-like isoform X2, whose translation MSQVYALGAKIMCNNIAGLVNYQRQLCRENPAVMVSIGKGAKLGVEECQNQFKDQRWNCSTVARDVSVFGKVTRKASRESAFVYAISSAGVVHEVTRACSRGELPDCSCDKNKKGKSRKGFEWGGCSDNIAYGLKFAKLFVDSREQERDARAKMNLHNNFIGRRAVKTHTILDCKCHGVSGSCQVKTCWRIMTAFDVVGEYLRQRYHNGVLVTVDQSGNELVVAEAMLPVKPPRDDLVFLEESPDYCVPNTNTGSLGTTGRYCNKTSLGHGSCGVLCCGRGFNTIQVEEEFKCGCKFQWCCHVKCDTCRRTVDKHICKSPEDNDQFKDSSSQVSSDSVAVKQSNNHNTASKRSGNRRDRRKKERKNRNNHKRGSPSPASNSVGGGDGGIKKLR comes from the exons ATGTCCCAAGTTTATGCTTTAGGTGCCAAAATCATGTGTAATAATATTGCGGGTCTGGTGAATTATCAACGACAGCTCTGCAGAGAAAATCCAGCTGTGATGGTCAGCATTGGAAAAGGAGCAAAACTTGGCGTAGAGGAATGTCAAAATCAATTTAAAGACCAGAGATGGAATTGCTCCACTGTCGCCCGAGATGTAAGCGTGTTCGGAAAGGTTACGAGAAAAG CGAGTCGCGAAAGTGCGTTCGTCTACGCCATTTCTTCGGCTGGGGTTGTTCACGAAGTCACCCGAGCTTGTAGTCGTGGCGAACTTCCAGATTGCAGTTGTGACAAGAATAAAAAAGGGAAGAGTCGGAAGGGATTCGAATGGGGTGGATGCAGCGACAATATTGCGTACGGCCTGAAATTCGCGAAGTTATTCGTGGACTCCCGAGAGCAAGAGCGAGACGCGAGGGCTAAAATGAATCTACACAACAACTTCATAGGCAGAAGG GCAGTAAAAACTCACACTATACTCGACTGTAAGTGCCACGGCGTTTCGGGTTCTTGCCAAGTCAAAACGTGTTGGAGAATCATGACCGCGTTCGACGTTGTCGGAGAATATTTGCGCCAAAGATATCATAATGGAGTCCTCGTGACGGTTGATCAAAGCGGAAACGAACTCGTGGTGGCGGAAGCCATGTTACCAGTAAAGCCCCCACGTGACGACCTCGTGTTCTTGGAGGAATCCCCAGATTACTGCGTCCCCAACACTAACACGGGCTCGCTTGGCACCACGGGACGATATTGCAACAAGACCAGCCTTGGACACGGGAGCTGTGGGGTTTTGTGCTGCGGACGAGGGTTCAACACCATTCAAGTCGAGGAGGAGTTCAAATGCGGCTGCAAGTTTCAGTGGTGTTGTCACGTGAAGTGCGACACGTGTCGGAGAACTGTTGACAAACACATATGCAAATCACCTGAAGATAACGATCAATTTAAAGACAGCAGTTCACAGGTTTCATCGGATTCCGTCGCCGTCAAGCAGAGTAACAATCATAACACAGCCTCAAAGAGATCCGGTAACAGAAGAGACAGACGTAAGAAGGAGAGAAAGAACAGGAATAATCACAAAAGAGGATCACCCAGCCCCGCTAGTAACAGTGTTGGTGGTGGTGACGGAGGTATCAAGAAATTGAGGTAA
- the LOC138015539 gene encoding protein Wnt-2b-A-like isoform X1 codes for MARSNIWLLTVVVFLTFPILSKSHWWFMSQVYALGAKIMCNNIAGLVNYQRQLCRENPAVMVSIGKGAKLGVEECQNQFKDQRWNCSTVARDVSVFGKVTRKASRESAFVYAISSAGVVHEVTRACSRGELPDCSCDKNKKGKSRKGFEWGGCSDNIAYGLKFAKLFVDSREQERDARAKMNLHNNFIGRRAVKTHTILDCKCHGVSGSCQVKTCWRIMTAFDVVGEYLRQRYHNGVLVTVDQSGNELVVAEAMLPVKPPRDDLVFLEESPDYCVPNTNTGSLGTTGRYCNKTSLGHGSCGVLCCGRGFNTIQVEEEFKCGCKFQWCCHVKCDTCRRTVDKHICKSPEDNDQFKDSSSQVSSDSVAVKQSNNHNTASKRSGNRRDRRKKERKNRNNHKRGSPSPASNSVGGGDGGIKKLR; via the exons ATGGCAAGATCAAATATTTGGCTTTTGACTGTGGTAGTGTTCCTTACTTTTCCAATTCTTTCAAAGTCACATTGGTG GTTTATGTCCCAAGTTTATGCTTTAGGTGCCAAAATCATGTGTAATAATATTGCGGGTCTGGTGAATTATCAACGACAGCTCTGCAGAGAAAATCCAGCTGTGATGGTCAGCATTGGAAAAGGAGCAAAACTTGGCGTAGAGGAATGTCAAAATCAATTTAAAGACCAGAGATGGAATTGCTCCACTGTCGCCCGAGATGTAAGCGTGTTCGGAAAGGTTACGAGAAAAG CGAGTCGCGAAAGTGCGTTCGTCTACGCCATTTCTTCGGCTGGGGTTGTTCACGAAGTCACCCGAGCTTGTAGTCGTGGCGAACTTCCAGATTGCAGTTGTGACAAGAATAAAAAAGGGAAGAGTCGGAAGGGATTCGAATGGGGTGGATGCAGCGACAATATTGCGTACGGCCTGAAATTCGCGAAGTTATTCGTGGACTCCCGAGAGCAAGAGCGAGACGCGAGGGCTAAAATGAATCTACACAACAACTTCATAGGCAGAAGG GCAGTAAAAACTCACACTATACTCGACTGTAAGTGCCACGGCGTTTCGGGTTCTTGCCAAGTCAAAACGTGTTGGAGAATCATGACCGCGTTCGACGTTGTCGGAGAATATTTGCGCCAAAGATATCATAATGGAGTCCTCGTGACGGTTGATCAAAGCGGAAACGAACTCGTGGTGGCGGAAGCCATGTTACCAGTAAAGCCCCCACGTGACGACCTCGTGTTCTTGGAGGAATCCCCAGATTACTGCGTCCCCAACACTAACACGGGCTCGCTTGGCACCACGGGACGATATTGCAACAAGACCAGCCTTGGACACGGGAGCTGTGGGGTTTTGTGCTGCGGACGAGGGTTCAACACCATTCAAGTCGAGGAGGAGTTCAAATGCGGCTGCAAGTTTCAGTGGTGTTGTCACGTGAAGTGCGACACGTGTCGGAGAACTGTTGACAAACACATATGCAAATCACCTGAAGATAACGATCAATTTAAAGACAGCAGTTCACAGGTTTCATCGGATTCCGTCGCCGTCAAGCAGAGTAACAATCATAACACAGCCTCAAAGAGATCCGGTAACAGAAGAGACAGACGTAAGAAGGAGAGAAAGAACAGGAATAATCACAAAAGAGGATCACCCAGCCCCGCTAGTAACAGTGTTGGTGGTGGTGACGGAGGTATCAAGAAATTGAGGTAA
- the LOC138017595 gene encoding uncharacterized protein: MVKDTVQSLKLENDKLKDKIQEIFGELQNLRDEVKAGRNGGQTNSSEVTEEGITTATPSNIQEDFKRYVNDKMSLIEKSVKHLSSQVDKISSSLDQVLEYSYSYNIKLVGVPELKQRESADETLQLCMRIFSSIGAEIHPYDLDIAHRVPFRNASDGRPKPIICKFTRRIARDRVMASRREVTRINPADIGLRENSSLDRAAIYDHLSPRLQSLLSDAKKIKERYRFSFCWAKNSTIWLRKNESSRPVAIKNSSDLSTLTARLGSSGDDTAP; the protein is encoded by the coding sequence ATGGTAAAAGACACAGTCCAATCATTGAAACTGGAAAATGACAAGTTAAAAgacaaaattcaagaaatttttGGTGAATTACAAAACCTACGCGACGAAGTTAAGGCTGGCCGAAATGGCGGCCAAACTAACTCATCTGAAGTTACTGAAGAGGGAATTACCACGGCAACTCCGAGCAATATCCAAGAAGATTTTAAGAGGTATGTCAACGACAAGATGTCTCTTATTGAAAAATCTGTTAAACATTTGTCATCTCAAGTGGATAAAATATCATCTTCACTGGATCAAGTATTGGAATATTCGTATTCATATAACATCAAGCTTGTAGGTGTTCCTGAACTTAAACAACGAGAAAGCGCCGATGAAACGTTGCAACTTTGCATGAGAATCTTCAGCTCAATTGgagctgaaattcatccttATGACCTTGACATTGCCCATCGAGTACCATTTCGTAACGCGTCCGATGGTCGGCCGAAACCGATTATTTGTAAGTTTACCCGGCGCATCGCTCGTGATCGTGTAATGGCTTCCCGTAGAGAAGTAACCAGGATCAATCCTGCAGATATTGGTCTCCGAGAAAACTCATCCTTAGATCGTGCTGCTATCTACGATCACCTTTCCCCACGATTGCAGAGTTTATTATCTGACGccaagaaaataaaggaaagataTCGTTTCTCATTTTGCTGGGCCAAGAACTCCACCATCTGGCTGAGGAAAAATGAAAGCTCTCGTCCGGTCGCCATCAAAAATTCAAGTGATTTGTCTACACTAACAGCTCGCCTAGGATCTTCTGGTGATGACACTGCTCCATAA